DNA sequence from the Poecile atricapillus isolate bPoeAtr1 chromosome 12, bPoeAtr1.hap1, whole genome shotgun sequence genome:
CGGGCACCAAGAGCTCCACATCCCAGTTCTGGGGAGTTCATGGCTCATGGCAGCTCCTGGAAGAGAGCAAAAAACTCTTTCCAGCCCTGgcatcaccctgggatgggcaGAGCTGCCCAAAGGGCGGAGGGGAGCTGGGTCAGGGGATGAAGGAAGAAGCCCATCTcccacctttccctctccccctcacacctctgcccctgctcccagctttCTCTACAGCGTTCCAGCAGCTTCAAGGACTTCAGCAAGTCCAAGGTCAGCTCCCCCGTGTCAAGCGAGGAGTTCAACCTGGAGGAGAATGTGAGTTCCCAGCACCCCCGGGGCAGCAGCACCCCCTGACACATCCTGCTCCCCCGGGAACAGCCCATTTCAGGGCTggtttcccaaaattcctgctcTCACCAGGGGCCCACGTGTcacggagcagccccagggtgccAGCgctggtgggatttgggatctcacAGCCCTGTATGACCCTGCCGAGGcttgcccagggtggggggctCTGCCTTCACTCTCCATCCCTCTGGCAGATCCCTGAGGATGATCCCAGCAGTGGCAGTCCGGAGGAGGCCGTGCGGAGCAGCGGGACGAAGCTGGGAAGGAAGTGGCGGGCGGTCATTTCCCGCACCATGAACCGCAAGATGGGCAGGGCGGCTGTGAGAGCGCTGGCCGAGGGGAAGGtgagcggggctggggacacggacAGGTGAGCGGGGACAGCTCCCCCTCCCTCGGCCTGAGCCCGGTACCCCCAGCAGGgagaggtggaggaggaggggtCCCCGtgccccctgtccccagccagcagtgtggaggagcagagccaggacaaGGTGCCCCTGTCGTCCCTGgagcaggatgaggaggaggatgggcaCCCAGCCCTTGGACGCCAGATGTCCAGCGGTGAGGCCGGCCCCCACGGGACAGTGGCCCCACGTCCCCAGCCGGGCACCCCTGACCCCCTCCTGTCTGCAGGCAGCGACATTGCCAGCCCTGGCGATGCCGGGGACAGCCGGCAGCTGGAGGAGGCCGTCCCAGCCTACACCGGCCCCTTCTGTGGCCGGGCCCGCGTCCACACCGACTTCACCCCCAGCCCCTATGACAAGGACTCCCTGAAGCTGCGGGTGAGCCACGGCCGCTGCGgccctggggagggagggagggacgcTGGGAACACCCTGAGCTgggtccctggctgtccccaagCCTGTGCCCACCACCATCCCGTGTCCCTTGGCCTAGAAAGGGGACATTATCGGCATCATCGAGAAGCcacctgtgggcacctggaCCGGGCTGCTCAACAACAGGGTGGGCTCCTTCAAGTTCATCTACGTGGATGTGATCCCCGAGGAGACAGTCCCTGCCCGCAGGAGCCGGGGCTCCAGCCGGAACAAGCGCCTCAAGCCCAAGACCCTCCACGAGCTGCTGGAGCGCATCAACCTGCAGGTAAGGGACGGCCAGCACGGCACCGGGTGCCAGCAGTGGGACCAACCCCTCTCCACCGTCTGTGTGGGTCCTCCCaccagggacacagaggggacacgtGGGGCATTTCTGGGCACTGTGGGGGCAGGTGCCCACCGTGGACCCCAGAGGCCAGCACGGGGGGTCAGGGGGAGCCACACAAGCCCCGCTCCACACACAGGAACACACCCCCACCCTCCTGCTGAACGGCTACCAGACCCTTGAGGACTTCAAGGAGCTGCGGGAGACCCACCTGAACGAGCTGCACATCACAGACCCCCAGCACCGCGCCAAGCTGCTGACAGCCGCCGAGCTGCTCCTGGACTATGACAGTAAGGGTCTGGGGGTGGGACAGCCCCGGCCGGGCACGGCAGCTCCACTAACGCCACGgtccctctgccagcagccagcGAGCCCGAGGATGGTGACACCTCCGACGCCCTGCCATCGCCCTCGGAGCCCAAAGGGGACATTCCCCGCGACTCCGGCTGCTTCGAGGGATCAGAGACGCTGGACGGCAGCCGGGAGGAGGCCGAGCTGGGGGGCCccgaggagcagctgggggctcTGTCCATGGCAGGATCCCCCTGAGACGCCGGCACTGCCGCTTCCCGCTCTGGCCCCAGCGGTGGGGCTGGACTGGAGGGGACGGctgctggaggggacaggggagtgCCCGTGGTGGCCCCCGGCTCGGGCCCTGCACCAGATCCAGGTGCTGGGTGGGCACGAGATGCCCCAGGATATTTTGTAACCTGGGGCAGGGACTCTGGGCACGCCGGGGCACCCTGCTCCCCACCGAGACACCGCAGGCATTGCCTGCCTTGCCTGCCTTGCCCAGGTTTGCCGGCAGGCTCAggaagggagctggggatggaagCCGTGTCTGCAGGCACCTGAAGCCTGCCCACGACACTGTCACTTCTCAGCATGGACACACAGAAACCCTCCCGCACCTGCCGTGGGGGACAGCAAGATGCAAACGACACAGATGACACCCTGGAAGTGTGAGATGGAGTCCTGGGATCGCAcagggcagggggaagaggagCTGGCTTGGGGCAGCACAGACACGCAGGGGCTACAGCTCAGCCATTTTCAAACCAATTAAGTTTCCttcattgttttaaaattaaaaaaaataataataagaaaaaaataaagaacatccAACCCTCACCCaaccctttccttccttctggaGACCCTGACCCGTGcaggcaggtcctggcaggcaGCACTCCACACACCTCTTGaaacagggagcagcagagccaaaAATTACACTTTTTCGCACCGAATTGCAGATTTGGTCAGCAGCATGTTGGGGCAACTGCCAcggggctggaatgggatggggctgtgctggctgcagcgGCCAGggctccttccctgccacattccagctgggaacagctgtgGCAGCTCTGCCCTCTCAGCCGGGAGAGGGGGCAGTGCCATGGTCACAGCACAGCCCTCGCTGCCAGGCCGGGTCAGGAGCACGAGGGGcacaggaggagcacagggggCACAGGCCAGGCTCCAGCAGGAGGAGGGTCTGGCTGTGCCCACTCCTCACCACTGCTGGGTGGCACAGGAGgccagggacagagcagcagccatTTCCCACTGCCAGGCAGGAGcaccagggacacacacacgggaCTGGCCAGGCAGGACACCCCCAGCAGCCAGCACACACCCGTGGGGAGGAACAGCAGTGCCCAGcgctgcagccagggctgcggAGCTGCCAGGGCACAGAATGGCCTCTCCTCCACCAGCCAGCTCTGCGGGGATCCCAGAGGTGTGAGTGAAGCTCCTGCCAGTGCAGGACGAGGACTGTGGAGTGGGGggagccctgccatggcacagaGCTCCCCCAGCATCCCCCCCTCTGCTGAGGACAGAAGTGACCGACAGCACAcggcccagccccgggcagctGGTGCAATCCTGGGAAGATCCAAGGCTCCCAAAGCCAGTCTGGGATGGCTGAGAACAGCAGAGGAAGGCaagggggggacacgggggtgcAATGACACAACACAGAATTGGGGCTGAGGttctgcacagctgctgtgccacagctgggGAGGGCTCAGTGCAGGCACCCAGCAGTAGCCAGGAGCCAGAGGCACaggcagctcagcccagcccagctgccctctccctccctccaagCCCAGGGTGCTGTGAGTGCCAGGGCAGGATGGGAGGGAGGGTCCCATCATAGCTGCTGCCTTGTCACATCACATGGAAAGGAACACAAGAAGAAACCTAAAAACCACTGCCAGCAGAACTCCTCCCCACTTGTTTGGGTCCTTGGGCCACCAAACTGTCTCCTGACAAACCTTGCCACGCCAACCACGAAACAACGCGACGGatgagaggaaggagggaggaggggagcGAGGACATTGCTGCCACCATTGCTTTCCCCTTCCTCGGGGATTCCtcagcaggagggagcaggctGGGCCGGGCAgagggacagccccagccctgagGCGGGATGGAGTGCCCAGGACAGCCCGCAGAGCCAGAGGCCCGGCCCCAggcagccctgctgtgcagtGCCCGCGGTGCCCAGGGCGTGCCACCCGCGCTCGCCGTCCCGTGTCACCGCCGAGAGTAATGACTAAAGCAAAATGGCCATGGGGAATCGGGTGCCTGCCATCCagcccttctcctctcctccaccACTTCCAGCTTTGATTAGACAAAACAACAAAGTTCTCCCTTCCAAGCAGATGCTAGTGCTCCGCTCGCCCAGCGTCCGGGGGGGGCACCGGGAGCTCCCCAGGCGTTCGCTGCTTCTCCTCTGGCTTCTCGGTGTCAGCCACGGACGGTGCAGGGacctggagagagagaggggacacggtgacctgcagggacagccctggcacagagcccGAGCCCGCAGCCCCAGCGCTCCTCCACGGGCAGCGCTCTCAGCTGGCCTTGGGAAAAGGAGAAACCAAAGCCAGGGGCCAGCCAAGAGGCAGAACAGCAGCttcaggaagagctggagcactgGACTGCTCCAGCAAAAGTGTCTGCACTGTGTCCACCAGAGAAGGGCAGCTCATGCCCAAGCCGAGCCATTTCTCACCACATTCATGGAATAATTCAGATGGGAAGGGCATGCTGGAGGTCCCCTGTCAAACTGTGTCCTTAAAGCAGGACTAATTTCAAACATagagcaggctgctcagggccacAACTGCtttctccaaggatggagatcccagggacagccctgcaGCTCACACACAGCACCAGAACAAGATGTCTGCAacctcccagccctccccagccccgctgAACTCCATGGGCAACAGCTCCCGAGTGCTCTCATGGCAGGACTGATCTCCAAAACCGCAGCCAGCTGTGATCTCCTCTGAGGAAATCCAAGGAAACCAAGACACGCTGGTTTCCAGGGTCAGAGCAAGCAAGCttttcagcagcagcctctcaCATTGCCCCCTCCTATCGTTTTGTCCTTCCCAAGTCCCACTTTCAGCCTTCTCTCACTGTCCCAgagcccctccagctcccaagggGATCACTCACAGCACTGGGGAGAGGAATGCTGCCATCCTGCTGCTTCATGCCACCCTCCTGGGCCTGCCCAGGGCCCTGCGTGGCCGGGGGTTCCTGCGTGCCGGGTCCCCGCAGGCACGACCCCTCCTGAGCTGtgctctcctcctgctgcaggatgcCCCGTCTGTCCAGGACACTGCAAGAACACAGCCACGCCATCAGagacccccgtgtccccagacccctcctcTCTGCCCAGCAGAAGGGCTGGTGGAAGACAAAGGTCAAGGCTGCCCCCCAAGAGCTCACCTGGGGGGCAGGGGCCCACAGAGCACCTCGCAGCAGTTCTTCACGATGTTGCCGTGGCTGTAGGGATTCTGCACACGGTTCTTGCCAGTCCACGACCCCTTAATCTG
Encoded proteins:
- the SASH3 gene encoding SAM and SH3 domain-containing protein 3 isoform X6 produces the protein MLRRKPSNAGDKEPRHRKLSLQRSSSFKDFSKSKVSSPVSSEEFNLEENIPEDDPSSGSPEEAVRSSGTKLGRKWRAVISRTMNRKMGRAAVRALAEGKQGEVEEEGSPCPLSPASSVEEQSQDKVPLSSLEQDEEEDGHPALGRQMSSGEAGPHGTVAPRPQPGTPDPLLSAGSDIASPGDAGDSRQLEEAVPAYTGPFCGRARVHTDFTPSPYDKDSLKLRKGDIIGIIEKPPVGTWTGLLNNRVGSFKFIYVDVIPEETVPARRSRGSSRNKRLKPKTLHELLERINLQEHTPTLLLNGYQTLEDFKELRETHLNELHITDPQHRAKLLTAAELLLDYDSKGLGVGQPRPGTAAPLTPRSLCQQPASPRMVTPPTPCHRPRSPKGTFPATPAASRDQRRWTAAGRRPSWGAPRSSWGLCPWQDPPETPALPLPALAPAVGLDWRGRLLEGTGECPWWPPARALHQIQVLGGHEMPQDIL
- the SASH3 gene encoding SAM and SH3 domain-containing protein 3 isoform X8, with product MLRRKPSNAGDKEPRHRKLSLQRSSSFKDFSKSKVSSPVSSEEFNLEENIPEDDPSSGSPEEAVRSSGTKLGRKWRAVISRTMNRKMGRAAVRALAEGKGEVEEEGSPCPLSPASSVEEQSQDKVPLSSLEQDEEEDGHPALGRQMSSGSDIASPGDAGDSRQLEEAVPAYTGPFCGRARVHTDFTPSPYDKDSLKLRKGDIIGIIEKPPVGTWTGLLNNRVGSFKFIYVDVIPEETVPARRSRGSSRNKRLKPKTLHELLERINLQEHTPTLLLNGYQTLEDFKELRETHLNELHITDPQHRAKLLTAAELLLDYDSKGLGVGQPRPGTAAPLTPRSLCQQPASPRMVTPPTPCHRPRSPKGTFPATPAASRDQRRWTAAGRRPSWGAPRSSWGLCPWQDPPETPALPLPALAPAVGLDWRGRLLEGTGECPWWPPARALHQIQVLGGHEMPQDIL
- the SASH3 gene encoding SAM and SH3 domain-containing protein 3 isoform X9, with protein sequence MLRRKPSNAGDKEPRHRKLSLQRSSSFKDFSKSKVSSPVSSEEFNLEENIPEDDPSSGSPEEAVRSSGTKLGRKWRAVISRTMNRKMGRAAVRALAEGKGEVEEEGSPCPLSPASSVEEQSQDKVPLSSLEQDEEEDGHPALGRQMSSGSDIASPGDAGDSRQLEEAVPAYTGPFCGRARVHTDFTPSPYDKDSLKLRKGDIIGIIEKPPVGTWTGLLNNRVGSFKFIYVDVIPEETVPARRSRGSSRNKRLKPKTLHELLERINLQEHTPTLLLNGYQTLEDFKELRETHLNELHITDPQHRAKLLTAAELLLDYDTASEPEDGDTSDALPSPSEPKGDIPRDSGCFEGSETLDGSREEAELGGPEEQLGALSMAGSP
- the SASH3 gene encoding SAM and SH3 domain-containing protein 3 isoform X4, translated to MLQHCRVLCPPTSWPTCQGGITAQPWAAPSTALPGSTPERPCPGNAVPSSCTGTKSSTSQFWGVHGSWQLLEESKKLFPALASPWDGQSCPKGGGELGQGMKEEAHLPPFPLPLTPLPLLPAFSTAFQQLQGLQQVQGQLPRVKRGVQPGGECEFPAPPGQQHPLTHPAPPGTAHFRAGFPKFLLSPGAHVSRSSPRVPALVGFGISQPCMTLPRLAQGGGLCLHSPSLWQIPEDDPSSGSPEEAVRSSGTKLGRKWRAVISRTMNRKMGRAAVRALAEGKQGEVEEEGSPCPLSPASSVEEQSQDKVPLSSLEQDEEEDGHPALGRQMSSGEAGPHGTVAPRPQPGTPDPLLSAGSDIASPGDAGDSRQLEEAVPAYTGPFCGRARVHTDFTPSPYDKDSLKLRKGDIIGIIEKPPVGTWTGLLNNRVGSFKFIYVDVIPEETVPARRSRGSSRNKRLKPKTLHELLERINLQEHTPTLLLNGYQTLEDFKELRETHLNELHITDPQHRAKLLTAAELLLDYDTASEPEDGDTSDALPSPSEPKGDIPRDSGCFEGSETLDGSREEAELGGPEEQLGALSMAGSP
- the SASH3 gene encoding SAM and SH3 domain-containing protein 3 isoform X2; its protein translation is MLQHCRVLCPPTSWPTCQGGITAQPWAAPSTALPGSTPERPCPGNAVPSSCTGTKSSTSQFWGVHGSWQLLEESKKLFPALASPWDGQSCPKGGGELGQGMKEEAHLPPFPLPLTPLPLLPAFSTAFQQLQGLQQVQGQLPRVKRGVQPGGECEFPAPPGQQHPLTHPAPPGTAHFRAGFPKFLLSPGAHVSRSSPRVPALVGFGISQPCMTLPRLAQGGGLCLHSPSLWQIPEDDPSSGSPEEAVRSSGTKLGRKWRAVISRTMNRKMGRAAVRALAEGKGEVEEEGSPCPLSPASSVEEQSQDKVPLSSLEQDEEEDGHPALGRQMSSGEAGPHGTVAPRPQPGTPDPLLSAGSDIASPGDAGDSRQLEEAVPAYTGPFCGRARVHTDFTPSPYDKDSLKLRKGDIIGIIEKPPVGTWTGLLNNRVGSFKFIYVDVIPEETVPARRSRGSSRNKRLKPKTLHELLERINLQEHTPTLLLNGYQTLEDFKELRETHLNELHITDPQHRAKLLTAAELLLDYDSKGLGVGQPRPGTAAPLTPRSLCQQPASPRMVTPPTPCHRPRSPKGTFPATPAASRDQRRWTAAGRRPSWGAPRSSWGLCPWQDPPETPALPLPALAPAVGLDWRGRLLEGTGECPWWPPARALHQIQVLGGHEMPQDIL
- the SASH3 gene encoding SAM and SH3 domain-containing protein 3 isoform X7 produces the protein MLRRKPSNAGDKEPRHRKLSLQRSSSFKDFSKSKVSSPVSSEEFNLEENIPEDDPSSGSPEEAVRSSGTKLGRKWRAVISRTMNRKMGRAAVRALAEGKQGEVEEEGSPCPLSPASSVEEQSQDKVPLSSLEQDEEEDGHPALGRQMSSGSDIASPGDAGDSRQLEEAVPAYTGPFCGRARVHTDFTPSPYDKDSLKLRKGDIIGIIEKPPVGTWTGLLNNRVGSFKFIYVDVIPEETVPARRSRGSSRNKRLKPKTLHELLERINLQEHTPTLLLNGYQTLEDFKELRETHLNELHITDPQHRAKLLTAAELLLDYDSKGLGVGQPRPGTAAPLTPRSLCQQPASPRMVTPPTPCHRPRSPKGTFPATPAASRDQRRWTAAGRRPSWGAPRSSWGLCPWQDPPETPALPLPALAPAVGLDWRGRLLEGTGECPWWPPARALHQIQVLGGHEMPQDIL
- the SASH3 gene encoding SAM and SH3 domain-containing protein 3 isoform X10, which translates into the protein MLRRKPSNAGDKEPRHRKLSLQRSSSFKDFSKSKVSSPVSSEEFNLEENIPEDDPSSGSPEEAVRSSGTKLGRKWRAVISRTMNRKMGRAAVRALAEGKQGEVEEEGSPCPLSPASSVEEQSQDKVPLSSLEQDEEEDGHPALGRQMSSGSDIASPGDAGDSRQLEEAVPAYTGPFCGRARVHTDFTPSPYDKDSLKLRKGDIIGIIEKPPVGTWTGLLNNRVGSFKFIYVDVIPEETVPARRSRGSSRNKRLKPKTLHELLERINLQEHTPTLLLNGYQTLEDFKELRETHLNELHITDPQHRAKLLTAAELLLDYDTASEPEDGDTSDALPSPSEPKGDIPRDSGCFEGSETLDGSREEAELGGPEEQLGALSMAGSP
- the SASH3 gene encoding SAM and SH3 domain-containing protein 3 isoform X5, yielding MLQHCRVLCPPTSWPTCQGGITAQPWAAPSTALPGSTPERPCPGNAVPSSCTGTKSSTSQFWGVHGSWQLLEESKKLFPALASPWDGQSCPKGGGELGQGMKEEAHLPPFPLPLTPLPLLPAFSTAFQQLQGLQQVQGQLPRVKRGVQPGGECEFPAPPGQQHPLTHPAPPGTAHFRAGFPKFLLSPGAHVSRSSPRVPALVGFGISQPCMTLPRLAQGGGLCLHSPSLWQIPEDDPSSGSPEEAVRSSGTKLGRKWRAVISRTMNRKMGRAAVRALAEGKQGEVEEEGSPCPLSPASSVEEQSQDKVPLSSLEQDEEEDGHPALGRQMSSGEAGPHGTVAPRPQPGTPDPLLSAGSDIASPGDAGDSRQLEEAVPAYTGPFCGRARVHTDFTPSPYDKDSLKLRKGDIIGIIEKPPVGTWTGLLNNRVGSFKFIYVDVIPEETVPARRSRGSSRNKRLKPKTLHELLERINLQEHTPTLLLNGYQTLEDFKELRETHLNELHITDPQHRAKLLTAAELLLDYDTSEPEDGDTSDALPSPSEPKGDIPRDSGCFEGSETLDGSREEAELGGPEEQLGALSMAGSP
- the SASH3 gene encoding SAM and SH3 domain-containing protein 3 isoform X1, with translation MLQHCRVLCPPTSWPTCQGGITAQPWAAPSTALPGSTPERPCPGNAVPSSCTGTKSSTSQFWGVHGSWQLLEESKKLFPALASPWDGQSCPKGGGELGQGMKEEAHLPPFPLPLTPLPLLPAFSTAFQQLQGLQQVQGQLPRVKRGVQPGGECEFPAPPGQQHPLTHPAPPGTAHFRAGFPKFLLSPGAHVSRSSPRVPALVGFGISQPCMTLPRLAQGGGLCLHSPSLWQIPEDDPSSGSPEEAVRSSGTKLGRKWRAVISRTMNRKMGRAAVRALAEGKQGEVEEEGSPCPLSPASSVEEQSQDKVPLSSLEQDEEEDGHPALGRQMSSGEAGPHGTVAPRPQPGTPDPLLSAGSDIASPGDAGDSRQLEEAVPAYTGPFCGRARVHTDFTPSPYDKDSLKLRKGDIIGIIEKPPVGTWTGLLNNRVGSFKFIYVDVIPEETVPARRSRGSSRNKRLKPKTLHELLERINLQEHTPTLLLNGYQTLEDFKELRETHLNELHITDPQHRAKLLTAAELLLDYDSKGLGVGQPRPGTAAPLTPRSLCQQPASPRMVTPPTPCHRPRSPKGTFPATPAASRDQRRWTAAGRRPSWGAPRSSWGLCPWQDPPETPALPLPALAPAVGLDWRGRLLEGTGECPWWPPARALHQIQVLGGHEMPQDIL
- the SASH3 gene encoding SAM and SH3 domain-containing protein 3 isoform X3 is translated as MLQHCRVLCPPTSWPTCQGGITAQPWAAPSTALPGSTPERPCPGNAVPSSCTGTKSSTSQFWGVHGSWQLLEESKKLFPALASPWDGQSCPKGGGELGQGMKEEAHLPPFPLPLTPLPLLPAFSTAFQQLQGLQQVQGQLPRVKRGVQPGGECEFPAPPGQQHPLTHPAPPGTAHFRAGFPKFLLSPGAHVSRSSPRVPALVGFGISQPCMTLPRLAQGGGLCLHSPSLWQIPEDDPSSGSPEEAVRSSGTKLGRKWRAVISRTMNRKMGRAAVRALAEGKQGEVEEEGSPCPLSPASSVEEQSQDKVPLSSLEQDEEEDGHPALGRQMSSGSDIASPGDAGDSRQLEEAVPAYTGPFCGRARVHTDFTPSPYDKDSLKLRKGDIIGIIEKPPVGTWTGLLNNRVGSFKFIYVDVIPEETVPARRSRGSSRNKRLKPKTLHELLERINLQEHTPTLLLNGYQTLEDFKELRETHLNELHITDPQHRAKLLTAAELLLDYDSKGLGVGQPRPGTAAPLTPRSLCQQPASPRMVTPPTPCHRPRSPKGTFPATPAASRDQRRWTAAGRRPSWGAPRSSWGLCPWQDPPETPALPLPALAPAVGLDWRGRLLEGTGECPWWPPARALHQIQVLGGHEMPQDIL